In Azospirillum thermophilum, the sequence GAAGCAGGCCATGCCCTGGCCGACCAGGCTGGCGCAGGTGTTGTTCGCCGCTTCCTGCGACAGGCCGGCGAGGCGGGCGCGGTAGAGCAGCCCGGTCTTGGTATCCACCGCCTGGACGACCTGCTGGGTTCTGCCCAGGACGCCCGGCAGGGTGCGGCGGGCGCGGTCGATGACCCGGGCGCCATCGTCCGGCGACCGGAAGGCGCCGAGTTGCACCATCCAGACCGACGGGCCGCCGGCATAGCCGCCGCTGCCGTAGGAGGTGGCGGGAACCGGCGCCGGGCGCGGGGCGGGAGCCGGGATCGGCGTCGGGGCGGGAACCGGTGCCGGGCTGTAGGACCGCCCCGGCGACTCGGAGACGGGCGGCAGTTCCTGCGCTACGACGCGCGGCCGCTCGCTGACCGCCGGCGTGGCGACCGGCGCGGAGTAGGAGGATTCGGCCGGGGCGCTCACCAGGACGATGTCGGAGTTCTCCGGTGCCGGGGCCGGCGCGCGGTTCAGCCGCGGCCCGACCGCAGCGATGTAGCGCACCGTCTCGTCCGGCAGGCGCCGCTTGCCCGCCAGATAATCGCCGTAGCAGCCGGGACCGCAGTTGTAGGCGCCGAGGAAGCCGGGTGCGCCGAACAGGTTGTACATCTCGCGCAGATAGGCGGTGCCGGCGATGATGTTGTCGTGCGGATCGAAGGGGTCGGAGCCCAGATTGTGCTTGCGCCGCATCTCCTCATAGGTCGCGGGCATCACCTGCATCAGCCCCATGGCGCCGGCCTTGCTGACGATCGGCTTGCCGTTCAGCATCGTCCGGCCGCCGCTTTCCTGGCGCATCACCTCGCGGATCCAGACCTCCGGCATGTCGAAGCGGCGCGACGCCTCGGTCACATGGGCGTCGATCTCCGCCTGGGAGGCGGTGCGCGACGAGGGGCCGCTGGCACACCCCGTGGCAAGGGCGGACAAAGCGACGCATGCCAACAGCGATCTGACCCGACGCACGATGCCGCCTTCCCCTGCTCCTGTTTGTCCGGTTCGTCCGGCGCGATGATCCAGCTTCGGCTTGGGCTGGCTTTTTTTGAGGAAGGACCATTGCACATCCGGACCGACTCGTAAACGGGGCGGGCTGTGACTTCGCATGCGCCCGCCGCCGACCGCCCCGGCGTGCCAGGGCTCCGAATCCAGGTTAACGGATTTTGGCGGCAAGGATGGCGTCGAGGTAATCGGTGTCCCATCCCGCCAGCTTTCGTCGGAGCTTGATGCTTGTCGCTTTGGGTTTGGCCGGTTTTTTGGTGGCGCGCCGCAGTCCCGAGCGCGGCCGGGCGGGTTCCTCGGCCTTGCGGACGAGATTGATGGCGAAATGGCGGACGACGGCCATGTTCTGAGCGCCATGTCCCTTGCGCAAGCGGGACTGGTCGTCGGTGAAGACGACGTCGAGAACCCAATGCAGCCGGTTCTCGATGCCCCAATGCCCCGAATGGCCTCAGCCGCTGCCTGGGCGCTCAGCGTGGCGGAAGAAACGTAGTAGCGGGTGTCGAAGCGGCAGCGGTCCTTCAACTCGGCTTTGCTGCCAACCCGAATGATCGAGGCGACGGCGGGCAGACGCACCTCGCCGGGGAAGCGGCGCTCGCCGGTCAGCCAATCGACCTCGCGGGCGACCGTGACCGTGCGCTGCTCGATCCGGCCATGGCCCTTGTCGATGTCGGTGGCGTGCTCGAGGGCCACGTCCGGGGCCTCGGCGAAGTAAGTTTCGATCTCATCGCGCAGGGTCGGCTGGTTGGCCTTGACCGCCAGCAGGTAGTCGGCCCCGGCGTCGCGGATGGCTTGGGCGATGGTGGCGTTGCAGGCGATGGCGTCGATGGTCACGATCGCTCCCGTGAGGCCGCCGTCGGCCGCTAGGCGCTCCAGAAGAACGGGAATGGCCGCGAGTTCGCCAGCCTTGTCTTCGACGGCTTCCTGCCCGAGCACCAGACGGCTGGTGGTGGCGAAGGCCGACACCAAGTGGAGAGGGGCTTGAGCGCGGCTGCGGTCATGGCTGCGCCGCGAGGTCTTGCCGTCGATGGCGACAAGCTCGGGGCGGTCGGGCCAAGCCTCGCGCACCCAGGCTGTGAAGCAGTCCTGGAACAGGCACGGGTTGATCCGGTTCATGAACACGGTCAGCCAGCGTCCGCTCGGCACCCCGTGATGGTAGGGCTGAAACCGCCGCAGAAAATCGAGCCGGGCTTCGCCCCACGCTGCGATCGCCTCATAATCCTCACAATCGGCGATCGTCCCACAGACCGCCAGAAGCAGAATCTCCGGCAAGGGATAGGCCACCCGCCACGGATCGCGCGGATCGTCGATCAGCGAAAAATGATCCAGCAGCGCCTTCAGACGCGATTTCTGACCAAATTCGGCTGCGATGGAACTCATGGCACGGCACCCCCGATCCGGTTCGGCCCCACCGAATCAGAAACCGTGCCGTTCGTAAACCAGCGTTAACCCGACTTCGGAGCCCTGCCGGCGTGCGAAACGGCTTGTGAAGACGGGTGTGCGCTTGTTAAGTGCGGCGGATTTTGCCGAGGCTCCCGCCTGCGGCTCGCTTCTGCAGGACGGCGCTCGCCCTGCAATCGGTTCCGTCCTGTGATAAGGTCCGCCGCATGATCTGGCTGCGCTCCCTTGCCTTCAACATCGCGTTCCATCTGTGGACCGCGCTGATGTGCTTCGCCCTGCTGTGGATGCTGCTGCTTCCCCGGCCGCAGATGGTCGCCGTGGTGATGTGGTATCTGCGCACGGTCGGCTGGCTGGAGCGGACCATCGTCGGCATCCGGTACGAGGTGCGCGGGCGGGAGAATCTGCCGGAAGGCTCCTTCATCCTGGCTGCCAAGCACCAGTCGGCTTGGGAGACGATGAAGCTCCACCTGCTGGTCAGGGATCCGGCGATCATCCTGAAGCGGGAGCTGATGTGGATCCCCATCTGGGGCTGGTACGCCTCCAAGGCGCGGATGATCCCGGTGGACCGCGGGGCCGGCGGGGCGGCCATCCGCTCGCTGATCCGCAACTCCCGCCCGGTGCGGGACGAGGGGCGGCCCATCGTGATCTTCCCACAGGGCACCCGCGTCGCTCCCGGCGATTACCGCCCCTACCGCGTCGGTGTGGGGGTGCTGTACGAGAGCCTGGACATCCCCATCGTGCCGATGGCGCTCAACGCCGGACTCTACTGGCCGCGCCGCAGCTTCCTGAAGCGGCCCGGCACGGTGATCGTGGAGTTCCTGCCCGCCATCCCGCCCGGCCGTCCCCGCGCCGAGGTGATGCGCGAGCTGGAGACGGCCCTGGAATCGGCCAGCGACCGGCTGGTGATGGCCGCCGGCGGCCCGCCGACCAGCCGCCCCGCCCCCAGCGGCGGCACCCCGGAACGGCAGGCGGGTCCCGTCGCGTCGCAGGCCTCCTGACGCACCGGCCCTTTCACGGAACGGAAAC encodes:
- a CDS encoding lytic transglycosylase domain-containing protein, which gives rise to MRSHSPPRLRVGPDVQWSFLKKSQPKPKLDHRAGRTGQTGAGEGGIVRRVRSLLACVALSALATGCASGPSSRTASQAEIDAHVTEASRRFDMPEVWIREVMRQESGGRTMLNGKPIVSKAGAMGLMQVMPATYEEMRRKHNLGSDPFDPHDNIIAGTAYLREMYNLFGAPGFLGAYNCGPGCYGDYLAGKRRLPDETVRYIAAVGPRLNRAPAPAPENSDIVLVSAPAESSYSAPVATPAVSERPRVVAQELPPVSESPGRSYSPAPVPAPTPIPAPAPRPAPVPATSYGSGGYAGGPSVWMVQLGAFRSPDDGARVIDRARRTLPGVLGRTQQVVQAVDTKTGLLYRARLAGLSQEAANNTCASLVGQGMACFVVAPGA
- a CDS encoding lysophospholipid acyltransferase family protein, with the protein product MIWLRSLAFNIAFHLWTALMCFALLWMLLLPRPQMVAVVMWYLRTVGWLERTIVGIRYEVRGRENLPEGSFILAAKHQSAWETMKLHLLVRDPAIILKRELMWIPIWGWYASKARMIPVDRGAGGAAIRSLIRNSRPVRDEGRPIVIFPQGTRVAPGDYRPYRVGVGVLYESLDIPIVPMALNAGLYWPRRSFLKRPGTVIVEFLPAIPPGRPRAEVMRELETALESASDRLVMAAGGPPTSRPAPSGGTPERQAGPVASQAS